In the Muricauda sp. MAR_2010_75 genome, one interval contains:
- a CDS encoding restriction endonuclease subunit S, producing MLKKVPLKTISKSVSSGFSFREKIKNDPNGNIRVIQLKDFENNYTSIGEDCYTVDGTKIKKKYILNSGDILFISKGSNNYALSFYKKDDFPSIASSSLFVIRVDKSVAYPPYIAWYINQKKIQTYLKTNEMGTYVPNINKSTVEQMPIELPTIEKQMLIAKIAELNNKEQNIYHRITELKNIETQQQLLKSISK from the coding sequence ATGTTAAAAAAAGTTCCATTAAAAACGATTTCAAAAAGTGTCTCCTCCGGTTTTTCCTTTAGGGAAAAAATCAAGAACGACCCTAATGGTAACATAAGGGTTATTCAACTTAAAGATTTTGAAAACAACTATACCTCCATTGGCGAGGATTGTTATACTGTTGACGGAACCAAGATTAAAAAAAAGTACATTCTTAACTCCGGCGATATATTGTTCATCTCCAAAGGGAGCAACAATTACGCCCTTTCGTTTTACAAAAAGGATGATTTCCCATCCATTGCCTCATCTTCCCTGTTCGTCATACGGGTAGATAAATCGGTGGCCTACCCACCGTATATCGCTTGGTATATCAACCAGAAAAAAATTCAGACTTATTTAAAGACAAATGAAATGGGCACCTACGTGCCCAATATCAATAAATCTACCGTGGAACAGATGCCCATTGAACTTCCTACAATTGAGAAACAAATGTTGATCGCAAAGATTGCCGAGCTTAACAACAAGGAGCAGAATATCTACCATAGAATAACTGAGTTAAAAAATATAGAAACCCAACAACAACTACTTAAATCCATTTCAAAATGA
- a CDS encoding type I restriction-modification system subunit M, with amino-acid sequence MNDIKRPTQEQINQTLWNACDTFRGAFDSSEYKNYILVFMFIKYLSDVWKDTYQAYKEQYGDNEELIQRKLNRERFVLPENCTFDYLNEHKNDSDIGEKIDKVLAQIEEKNLEKLDGVFRNISFNSDKLGQTKDRNRRLKNLINDFAKPELDFRPSLWDDKQDILGEAYMYLLERFASGAGKKGGEFFTPKEVSGLLAKLMAPEEGARICDPTCGSASLLIKVAEEATDKEGKPTHNFALYGQESNGDTWALSKMNCFLHGMDSAQIEWCDTINNPQLIEGGSLMKFDVVVANPPFSLDKWGYENAEADRYKRFLRGVPPKSKGDYAFILHMIETTLPTGKVGVIVPHGVLFRGSAEGKIRQKLIEENLLEAVIGLPQNLFYGTGIPAAILVFNKAKKDNRVLFIDASKDYQDGKKQNTLREQDIAKIVDTYKNFKVIDKYSEIVEPKDIADNDYNLNIPRYVDTFEDEEPVDIAAVQEEIDSLEKELLDVRAEMNGYLKELGL; translated from the coding sequence ATGAACGATATAAAAAGGCCAACCCAAGAACAAATCAACCAAACGCTTTGGAATGCTTGTGACACATTTAGAGGCGCGTTCGATTCTTCTGAATACAAAAACTACATTCTGGTTTTTATGTTCATCAAATACCTGAGCGACGTTTGGAAAGATACCTACCAAGCTTACAAAGAACAATACGGCGACAATGAAGAGTTAATTCAAAGGAAGTTAAATCGCGAGCGTTTTGTACTACCCGAAAACTGCACCTTCGATTACTTAAACGAACACAAGAACGATAGTGACATTGGGGAGAAGATTGACAAGGTATTGGCTCAGATAGAAGAAAAAAACCTTGAAAAATTAGATGGGGTTTTTCGTAACATCAGTTTCAACTCTGATAAACTAGGGCAAACCAAGGACAGAAATCGAAGGTTAAAGAACTTAATTAATGATTTTGCCAAGCCAGAGCTAGACTTTAGACCCTCATTGTGGGATGATAAACAGGATATTCTTGGCGAAGCCTATATGTACCTCTTGGAACGGTTCGCCTCTGGGGCAGGTAAGAAAGGTGGGGAATTTTTTACTCCAAAAGAGGTTTCCGGCCTTTTGGCGAAATTGATGGCCCCAGAAGAGGGTGCCAGAATTTGCGACCCAACCTGTGGCTCTGCCTCCCTATTAATAAAAGTAGCCGAAGAAGCAACAGATAAAGAGGGTAAACCTACTCACAATTTTGCCCTTTACGGTCAGGAAAGCAATGGAGACACCTGGGCACTTAGTAAAATGAACTGCTTTTTACACGGTATGGATTCCGCACAGATTGAATGGTGTGATACTATTAACAACCCACAGTTAATTGAAGGGGGTTCATTGATGAAGTTTGATGTGGTAGTGGCCAACCCACCTTTTAGCTTGGACAAATGGGGATACGAAAATGCGGAGGCCGATAGATATAAGCGTTTTTTAAGAGGAGTGCCCCCTAAATCTAAAGGCGACTATGCCTTTATCCTGCATATGATCGAAACCACCTTGCCAACGGGAAAAGTAGGAGTGATTGTACCCCATGGGGTGCTATTTAGAGGAAGTGCCGAAGGCAAGATTCGCCAAAAGCTGATCGAGGAAAATTTATTGGAGGCCGTTATTGGCCTGCCACAAAACCTTTTCTACGGTACGGGGATTCCAGCAGCCATTTTGGTATTCAACAAGGCCAAAAAAGACAATCGAGTGCTGTTTATTGATGCCAGTAAGGATTATCAAGACGGCAAAAAACAGAATACCCTTAGGGAACAGGACATTGCCAAAATCGTGGACACTTACAAAAATTTTAAGGTGATTGACAAGTATAGTGAGATAGTTGAACCAAAGGATATAGCGGATAATGACTACAACCTGAACATACCCAGGTATGTGGACACCTTTGAGGACGAAGAACCTGTTGATATTGCCGCGGTACAAGAAGAGATAGATAGCTTGGAAAAGGAGTTGTTGGATGTTAGGGCCGAAATGAACGGCTATCTAAAAGAACTGGGATTATAA
- a CDS encoding restriction endonuclease subunit S, giving the protein MAKHKKSKLGHMPKGWTTQSINDVFDFLTTTSYSRNQLNYEEDNKVFYIHYGDIHATYNEPILDFKSIDEIPRLNNDIVLPKNIQYLKNGDVVIADASEDYEGIGTAIELVNLEDNKAISGLHTFALRDKKGLTAIGFRAYIFKNPNVKKQLKVIATGSKVYGISKTNIQKFNIVLPPLPEQQKIAKILATWDKAIAKQEALISQKQKLKKGLMQQLLTGKKRFKGFDGEWDKFKLGELTEIYDGTHSTPKYVARGIPFYSVENVSNDDFQKTKYISESVFEKENERVVLEKGDILMTRIGDIGTPKLLNWDVRASFYVSLSLIKKSKRIKPEFLEQFIQSTFFQKELFKRTIHVAFPKKINLGEIGHCHIHLPSQEEQNKIASVLSSADQEITLLKEHLKNLEKQKQGLMQKLLTGEIRVKV; this is encoded by the coding sequence ATGGCAAAACATAAAAAATCCAAATTAGGGCATATGCCAAAGGGCTGGACAACCCAATCTATAAATGATGTTTTTGACTTCTTGACCACCACCTCGTATTCAAGAAATCAGTTAAATTACGAAGAGGATAACAAAGTCTTTTATATTCATTACGGAGATATACATGCTACTTACAATGAGCCGATTTTAGATTTTAAATCTATAGATGAAATACCAAGACTGAACAATGACATAGTATTGCCAAAAAACATTCAGTATCTAAAGAACGGGGATGTTGTCATTGCTGATGCCTCGGAAGATTACGAAGGTATCGGCACGGCTATTGAATTGGTAAACCTAGAAGACAACAAAGCCATAAGTGGTTTGCACACATTTGCCTTAAGGGACAAAAAAGGCTTGACTGCCATAGGTTTTAGGGCCTATATTTTTAAAAACCCGAACGTAAAAAAACAACTTAAGGTAATTGCCACGGGCAGTAAGGTCTATGGCATTTCGAAAACCAATATTCAAAAGTTCAATATTGTACTCCCACCCCTCCCCGAACAACAAAAAATAGCCAAAATATTGGCCACCTGGGACAAGGCCATTGCCAAACAAGAAGCCCTCATTTCACAAAAACAAAAGCTTAAAAAGGGTTTGATGCAACAGTTGTTGACGGGGAAGAAGCGGTTTAAGGGATTTGATGGGGAGTGGGACAAATTTAAACTTGGAGAATTAACAGAGATATATGACGGAACCCATTCAACGCCTAAATATGTAGCTAGAGGAATACCGTTTTATAGCGTAGAAAATGTTTCCAATGATGATTTTCAAAAAACCAAGTACATATCCGAATCCGTTTTTGAAAAAGAAAATGAGCGAGTTGTGTTGGAAAAAGGAGATATTTTAATGACAAGAATCGGAGATATTGGAACCCCAAAACTATTGAACTGGGATGTTCGAGCTTCATTCTATGTGAGTCTTTCTTTAATTAAGAAAAGCAAAAGGATAAAACCTGAATTCTTAGAACAGTTTATCCAATCTACTTTTTTTCAAAAAGAGTTATTCAAAAGGACAATACATGTAGCATTTCCAAAAAAAATTAATCTAGGGGAAATAGGTCATTGCCATATACATCTACCTTCTCAAGAAGAACAAAATAAAATAGCTTCAGTCCTTTCTTCAGCCGACCAAGAAATAACCTTGCTAAAAGAACATTTAAAAAATCTAGAAAAACAAAAACAGGGTCTAATGCAAAAGTTGTTGACCGGTGAAATACGTGTAAAAGTTTAA
- a CDS encoding CBASS cGAMP-activated phospholipase — translation MEAEKPFKILSIDGGGIKGVFPAKFLTCLEEEIGPGNIHKHFDLICGTSTGGIIALALSLGIPAKEVLKLYQENAKKIFGSKNWNIIKRPFYDNKPLEGLLKDIFKQNHDTDDHPRIADALKRTRLLIPTYSLVDGSTQVLKTPHTSDLIIDKHVPMYMVAMATSAAPTYFNAYSNQFTRIDSGTIEDFSNKVDGGVYANNPSMLGIIEATTRLEQKLENIKLLSLGTGQYKYEEAKKKKIWPVLYWLAKKRIIEMFMQSQAQLVHNSVELLHRFNDDFIYKRVDLEFNHNFKVEMDDTDPNKLNKLVEKSARIFQYEGKYVLDTFCVSNLTTT, via the coding sequence ATGGAAGCTGAGAAACCTTTTAAAATATTATCTATTGATGGCGGTGGGATCAAGGGCGTTTTCCCTGCTAAGTTTCTTACATGTTTAGAGGAAGAAATTGGACCGGGTAACATTCACAAACATTTTGACCTTATTTGCGGAACGTCTACTGGGGGAATCATAGCCCTGGCTTTATCCTTGGGTATTCCTGCCAAAGAAGTCCTGAAGCTATACCAAGAAAATGCAAAGAAAATATTTGGCTCAAAAAACTGGAATATTATTAAGAGGCCTTTTTATGATAATAAACCATTAGAGGGTCTTCTAAAAGACATTTTTAAACAGAACCATGACACGGATGACCATCCTAGAATAGCGGATGCCCTAAAACGCACAAGATTGTTAATTCCAACCTACAGCCTTGTAGATGGTAGCACCCAAGTTCTAAAGACTCCTCACACATCGGATTTAATTATAGACAAACACGTTCCAATGTATATGGTCGCAATGGCAACTTCTGCGGCACCAACCTATTTTAACGCCTACTCGAACCAATTCACCCGAATAGATTCAGGCACTATTGAAGACTTTTCCAATAAAGTTGATGGAGGAGTATATGCTAACAACCCAAGTATGTTAGGGATTATTGAGGCAACCACAAGGTTGGAGCAGAAATTGGAAAATATAAAATTGTTATCCCTAGGCACAGGACAATACAAGTACGAGGAAGCAAAGAAAAAGAAGATATGGCCCGTACTTTACTGGCTTGCGAAAAAAAGGATTATAGAAATGTTCATGCAAAGTCAAGCCCAGCTCGTGCATAATTCGGTTGAATTGTTGCATCGGTTTAATGATGATTTCATCTATAAAAGAGTAGATCTAGAATTCAACCATAATTTCAAAGTGGAGATGGACGATACGGACCCAAATAAACTAAATAAACTTGTCGAAAAATCGGCTCGAATTTTTCAATATGAAGGAAAATATGTGCTGGACACATTTTGTGTCAGCAACTTGACTACAACCTAA
- a CDS encoding cyclic GMP-AMP synthase DncV-like nucleotidyltransferase: MANCNKLFLDYNENLKIPSEKKKRLKSSKETLRDRIRNHFKKNHPEYEPEFYIQGSYKMGTTILTKDEECDLDDGVYFKREADVTATTLQKWVKDALDGATSTPVEHRSKCLRVIYKADYHIDFPVYIFPDGDEHPSLTIKNEGFEESDPKDVVEWYKKEKKKNEQLKRIVKHLKGWGDHKRNKMPSGLAMTILGAENLQPNERDDVALKDTLIKIQKTLDGKFECIVPATPYDDLFENYDATRKSNFLNNLDDFIQDAKKAVDDEPNQLRASKLWRKHLGDKFPLGADEDVDAKEASLRAISAAVLSDNAFSDSTGRISTDNTGVKNKPHTNYGGQ; this comes from the coding sequence ATGGCAAACTGTAATAAATTGTTTTTGGATTACAATGAAAATCTAAAAATACCTAGCGAAAAGAAAAAGAGACTTAAAAGTTCAAAGGAAACCCTTAGGGATAGGATTCGGAACCATTTTAAAAAGAATCATCCCGAATACGAACCAGAGTTCTATATTCAAGGGTCCTATAAAATGGGGACCACTATTTTGACAAAGGATGAAGAATGTGATTTGGACGATGGGGTTTATTTTAAACGTGAAGCAGATGTAACAGCAACCACACTGCAAAAATGGGTTAAAGACGCGCTTGATGGAGCCACTAGTACCCCTGTAGAACATAGATCGAAATGTCTCAGGGTTATTTACAAGGCAGATTATCATATAGATTTTCCTGTCTATATTTTCCCTGATGGCGATGAACATCCTTCTTTGACCATAAAAAACGAAGGGTTTGAAGAAAGCGACCCGAAAGATGTTGTGGAATGGTACAAAAAGGAAAAAAAGAAAAATGAACAACTCAAAAGAATCGTAAAACACCTGAAAGGATGGGGAGACCACAAGCGCAACAAAATGCCTAGTGGGTTGGCAATGACCATTCTCGGTGCAGAAAACCTTCAACCCAATGAAAGGGATGATGTGGCATTGAAGGATACTTTAATCAAAATTCAAAAAACGTTAGATGGCAAATTTGAATGCATTGTACCTGCTACCCCTTATGATGACCTTTTCGAGAATTATGATGCAACGAGAAAATCTAATTTCCTGAACAATCTCGATGATTTTATACAAGACGCCAAAAAAGCTGTTGATGACGAACCCAACCAACTAAGGGCAAGCAAACTCTGGAGGAAACACTTAGGCGACAAATTTCCATTGGGTGCCGACGAAGATGTCGATGCAAAAGAAGCTTCTTTAAGGGCTATTTCGGCTGCAGTTTTAAGCGATAACGCATTTTCTGATAGTACCGGAAGAATTTCAACAGATAACACGGGGGTGAAAAACAAACCCCATACCAACTATGGCGGGCAGTAA